One genomic region from Natrinema caseinilyticum encodes:
- a CDS encoding permease, translating into MLSAIHLITDTSGPVLAAGGPLSTLLPQAIDHGPVLPAQLSTVRPTGSGIAPNGGGFGYAARLVGVLGALLLGVLSGAIIAFRMAWDTWWALVLGFTITGAVQEFVSEDRLSDYIGDDGWREIGYGTLFGASSSSCSFSAVATTRTLFTKGASAAASLGAFQFASTDLVLELALVVTVLLGWQFAAAEIVGGLVAVAVIAVVYRRFVPNSWVERAREHAKALEETECATCGVAADPTADETVSKVVDGERRYFCCGGCRGAYDPNDRDAVTAGPELLSGDRWRSATANAIREWDMLWRDIALGFVIAGLLAALVPTAWWTALFGVGADGSLTRTVSNVVIGAVVGVVTFLCSVGNVPFAVVLWQNGVSFGGVLAFIFADLLILPLVRTYRRYYGTRMAAVIFVAFFLAAVVAGLVVELLFGGLGLVPPHTTGGGSVSGAYTALLNVVAAPILAIQIYVALEPEQRVRIGTRLAPHVAGVIYHAHSLVERIAYALEDRGLE; encoded by the coding sequence ATGCTCTCAGCGATACACCTCATCACCGACACGTCAGGCCCCGTGCTGGCAGCGGGGGGACCGCTTTCCACCCTGCTCCCGCAGGCGATCGATCACGGGCCCGTCCTTCCGGCACAACTCTCGACCGTTCGGCCGACCGGTTCGGGAATCGCCCCCAACGGCGGCGGGTTCGGGTACGCGGCCCGGCTCGTCGGCGTGCTCGGTGCGCTCTTGCTGGGAGTCCTCTCCGGAGCGATCATCGCGTTTCGGATGGCCTGGGACACCTGGTGGGCGCTCGTCCTCGGCTTTACCATAACCGGGGCCGTCCAGGAGTTCGTCTCCGAAGACCGCCTCAGCGACTACATCGGCGACGACGGCTGGCGAGAGATCGGCTACGGGACCCTCTTCGGCGCCTCGTCGTCGAGTTGTTCGTTCTCGGCGGTCGCGACGACACGGACGCTGTTCACCAAAGGTGCCTCGGCCGCGGCCAGCCTGGGCGCGTTCCAGTTCGCGAGCACGGATCTCGTCCTCGAGCTCGCCCTCGTCGTCACGGTCCTGCTCGGCTGGCAGTTCGCCGCCGCCGAAATCGTCGGCGGGCTGGTCGCCGTCGCCGTGATCGCGGTCGTCTATCGACGGTTCGTCCCCAACTCCTGGGTCGAACGCGCGCGTGAACACGCGAAGGCGCTCGAGGAGACCGAGTGTGCGACCTGTGGAGTGGCCGCCGACCCGACCGCCGACGAGACGGTGTCGAAGGTGGTCGACGGCGAGCGGCGGTACTTCTGCTGTGGCGGCTGTCGCGGTGCCTACGATCCCAACGACCGGGACGCGGTCACCGCCGGCCCGGAGCTTCTGTCGGGCGATCGGTGGCGATCGGCGACCGCCAACGCGATCCGCGAGTGGGACATGCTGTGGCGGGATATCGCCCTCGGCTTCGTCATCGCCGGACTGCTGGCCGCGCTCGTTCCCACCGCGTGGTGGACGGCTCTCTTCGGGGTCGGCGCAGACGGGAGTCTGACCCGAACCGTCTCGAACGTCGTCATCGGGGCCGTCGTCGGGGTGGTGACCTTCCTCTGTTCGGTCGGCAACGTCCCCTTCGCGGTCGTCCTCTGGCAGAACGGCGTCTCCTTCGGCGGCGTCCTCGCGTTCATCTTCGCGGACCTGCTGATCCTACCGCTGGTCCGGACCTATCGGCGCTACTACGGTACCCGCATGGCCGCCGTGATCTTCGTCGCGTTCTTCCTCGCGGCCGTCGTAGCGGGCCTCGTCGTGGAACTGCTCTTCGGCGGCCTCGGCCTCGTCCCGCCCCACACCACGGGTGGTGGCTCGGTCTCCGGAGCCTACACGGCCCTCCTCAACGTCGTCGCCGCCCCGATCCTCGCGATCCAGATCTACGTCGCCCTCGAACCGGAACAGCGCGTCCGAATCGGTACCCGACTCGCGCCCCACGTCGCCGGCGTGATCTACCACGCCCACTCGCTCGTCGAGCGGATCGCATACGCGCTCGAGGATCGCGGGCTCGAGTGA